A stretch of the Vulcanisaeta souniana JCM 11219 genome encodes the following:
- a CDS encoding MBL fold metallo-hydrolase: MVRITEIMSNVYQIDLEPGGFSNLVSVYAVNTGGGIIVFEGGPAVSSNDLRNALRRLPGNVTHSFITHVHIDHYGGTGSLTMLNPNVEVYVHPRGSKVLPNPDIIWAPAREAMGWLGELYGRPLEIPSRNTRETRDGDRVTIGDVTVEVMHTPGHASHHQSFIVEPWNILIVGDAAGIYIKDLDYIIPTTMEPLRFDLYVDSIKKLIARNPRYIAYTHHLLVPNATDLLNRHLGQVDAWGRAAEEAVREGLSVDDLERVLVERDQDLRRVYDRLRGMRAHYHLFKMAIDGLYKYFRDLETKRK; the protein is encoded by the coding sequence ATGGTGCGGATAACTGAAATAATGAGTAACGTATATCAAATAGACCTTGAGCCCGGTGGATTCAGTAACCTAGTATCCGTGTATGCAGTAAATACGGGTGGGGGCATTATAGTGTTTGAGGGAGGACCAGCAGTATCTAGCAATGACCTGAGGAACGCCCTGAGGAGACTACCGGGTAATGTTACTCATTCATTCATAACCCACGTACACATTGATCACTATGGCGGAACCGGCTCATTAACCATGTTAAACCCAAACGTTGAGGTTTACGTTCATCCCAGGGGCTCTAAGGTACTGCCTAATCCAGACATTATCTGGGCGCCTGCCAGGGAGGCCATGGGCTGGCTTGGCGAGTTGTACGGTAGACCGCTTGAGATACCTAGTAGGAACACTAGGGAGACTAGGGATGGTGATAGGGTTACGATTGGTGACGTTACCGTGGAGGTAATGCATACGCCGGGTCATGCCAGTCATCACCAGTCATTCATTGTCGAGCCCTGGAACATACTTATTGTTGGCGACGCAGCTGGTATTTACATTAAGGATCTTGATTACATAATACCAACCACCATGGAACCACTTAGGTTTGATCTATACGTTGACAGTATCAAGAAGCTAATTGCCAGGAATCCAAGGTACATAGCCTATACGCATCACTTGCTCGTTCCCAACGCCACTGACTTATTGAATAGGCACCTTGGGCAGGTGGATGCTTGGGGTAGGGCTGCTGAGGAGGCTGTTAGGGAGGGATTGAGCGTTGATGACCTCGAGAGGGTGCTTGTGGAGAGGGACCAGGACCTTAGGAGGGTTTATGATAGGCTCAGGGGCATGAGGGCCCATTACCACCTATTCAAGATGGCCATTGATGGCCTGTATAAGTACTTCCGCGACCTTGAGACAAAGCGTAAATAG
- a CDS encoding 50S ribosomal protein L10, with amino-acid sequence MASQPVFKRTYVRTKPYPEEKVRIINELKELFSKYETVFVIDLHETSNRVLQEYRFWLRRRGARVIKAKNTLVLIALRQLMGSVSEDIEKLFTGENLLVFTNENPFELAKWIWGTGVRREAMPGDVAPFDLVAPAGNTNMGPGPIMSKFGKLKIPIKVQDGKIWIVKDTVVAKRGDKINEDAAEILKKLNVKPIFETLNIKAAIMKGKYVITTDELRIDTKAYRTMIEDAARGAFNLAVNTAYPTPEVLRVSIAKAHMEAINLAVNARYVTPETAQYIISRAAAEANALASVIAPKAPELGLQVVQQAQQTKTEATQAAAESKPEEKKAEEKKEEGPSEEEIASGLSSLFGG; translated from the coding sequence ATGGCTTCACAACCAGTATTTAAGCGCACATACGTTAGGACAAAGCCCTATCCGGAGGAGAAGGTTAGGATTATTAATGAATTGAAGGAGTTATTTAGTAAGTATGAGACTGTATTCGTGATAGACCTCCACGAAACATCAAATAGGGTTCTCCAGGAGTATAGGTTCTGGCTTAGGAGGAGGGGTGCGAGGGTCATTAAGGCTAAGAATACCCTAGTGTTAATAGCGCTTAGGCAATTAATGGGTAGTGTTAGTGAGGATATTGAGAAGTTATTTACTGGCGAGAACCTGCTGGTATTCACCAACGAGAACCCATTTGAACTGGCTAAGTGGATTTGGGGAACTGGCGTTAGGAGGGAGGCAATGCCAGGTGACGTGGCGCCATTCGACTTGGTGGCTCCTGCTGGCAATACCAACATGGGCCCAGGCCCAATAATGAGTAAGTTCGGTAAGTTGAAGATTCCGATAAAGGTCCAGGATGGTAAGATTTGGATTGTTAAGGATACTGTGGTTGCCAAGAGGGGTGATAAGATTAATGAGGATGCCGCTGAGATACTGAAGAAATTGAATGTTAAGCCAATATTCGAGACACTGAACATAAAGGCTGCAATAATGAAGGGCAAGTATGTAATAACCACGGATGAACTGAGGATTGACACGAAGGCCTACAGGACCATGATTGAGGATGCAGCCAGGGGCGCATTCAATCTAGCTGTTAATACGGCGTACCCAACACCGGAGGTGCTCAGAGTATCCATCGCGAAGGCACACATGGAGGCCATAAACCTAGCCGTAAATGCCAGGTATGTAACACCAGAGACCGCTCAGTACATAATAAGTAGGGCTGCAGCAGAGGCAAACGCCCTTGCCTCGGTAATAGCTCCCAAAGCGCCTGAGCTCGGTTTGCAAGTTGTCCAGCAGGCTCAGCAGACAAAGACTGAGGCAACCCAGGCGGCTGCGGAATCCAAACCGGAGGAGAAGAAGGCTGAGGAGAAGAAGGAGGAGGGCCCGAGTGAGGAGGAGATCGCCTCAGGACTTTCAAGCCTATTTGGCGGCTAA
- a CDS encoding amidohydrolase family protein, which translates to MRNNFKKIIALEEHFSVPDKITKKYKMVPPSFSYAQDPGVKRRLLDIETLRISEMNEAGVDLQVLSLVAPGREQLEIEEAVAFSREVNDYIADIIMKYPERFAAFAALPIDDPEKAVDELERTVKQYNFKGTMISGNYKGRYLDDPFFEPLLQGAEDLGVPIYLHPNMPPVPVFEAYYENGLRKEVAMIFSTAGFGWHIDTAVHVLRMILAGVFDRHPKLQVIIGHLGEGISFFMERLDRVLPPRLTGLEKPISAYLKENVNYTISGFNFIPAFLDLYMHVGAERIMFSTDYPYSSMKEAVQFLNQLPISDKDKEKIAHENAERLMRF; encoded by the coding sequence GTGAGGAACAACTTTAAGAAAATTATCGCTCTTGAGGAGCACTTTTCCGTTCCAGATAAAATTACTAAAAAATACAAGATGGTACCCCCCTCATTTAGCTATGCTCAAGATCCTGGTGTTAAGAGGAGGCTACTAGATATTGAGACCCTTAGGATTTCTGAAATGAACGAAGCAGGGGTAGATCTGCAAGTACTCTCTCTCGTAGCTCCAGGAAGGGAACAATTAGAGATTGAAGAAGCCGTAGCCTTTTCGAGGGAGGTTAATGACTACATTGCAGATATAATAATGAAATATCCTGAAAGGTTTGCCGCCTTTGCCGCGCTCCCAATTGACGATCCAGAAAAGGCAGTTGACGAACTTGAAAGGACAGTAAAGCAATACAATTTTAAAGGCACGATGATAAGTGGTAACTATAAGGGTAGGTATCTTGACGATCCATTTTTTGAGCCCTTGTTACAAGGAGCTGAGGATCTTGGGGTTCCTATATATCTGCACCCAAATATGCCTCCTGTCCCTGTCTTTGAAGCTTACTATGAAAATGGACTGAGGAAGGAGGTCGCGATGATTTTTTCCACAGCAGGTTTTGGTTGGCACATTGACACTGCTGTTCATGTACTGCGGATGATTCTTGCCGGAGTTTTTGATAGGCATCCTAAACTCCAGGTCATAATAGGCCACCTAGGAGAGGGAATTTCATTTTTTATGGAGAGACTCGATAGAGTACTTCCTCCAAGGCTAACAGGTCTTGAAAAACCCATTAGCGCTTATCTTAAGGAGAATGTAAACTACACGATAAGTGGGTTCAACTTTATTCCCGCGTTCCTTGACCTTTATATGCACGTTGGGGCAGAAAGAATAATGTTTTCTACGGATTACCCATACTCATCTATGAAGGAAGCTGTCCAATTCCTTAATCAACTACCAATAAGCGATAAGGATAAAGAAAAGATCGCGCATGAAAACGCAGAGAGACTTATGCGTTTCTGA
- a CDS encoding 50S ribosomal protein L1, with protein sequence MSLNLDAITKAVTEAKSKAKKRRFKQSYELIVKFRDFDVKNQANRFNMTITLPHALQGKEPKICVIATGAMVLAAREAKADAILTREDIEKLSGNKKEVRRLANSYDYFIATPDLMVLIGRVMGQILGPRNKIPEAIQPNADIKTVIDRLKRSVRIRVKDQPQIMCKVGTEDMDPKQVAENIAAVLSEILNKVRPEQLRAVVIKLTMSSPVSVNPFISR encoded by the coding sequence ATGAGCCTAAACCTTGATGCAATAACAAAGGCTGTCACGGAGGCAAAGTCGAAGGCCAAGAAGAGGAGGTTTAAGCAGAGTTACGAGTTAATAGTTAAGTTTAGGGACTTTGACGTTAAGAACCAGGCCAATAGGTTTAACATGACTATTACATTACCCCACGCACTGCAGGGCAAGGAACCCAAGATCTGCGTTATAGCCACAGGCGCAATGGTACTTGCAGCCAGGGAGGCCAAGGCCGATGCCATACTCACTAGGGAGGACATCGAAAAGCTATCCGGCAACAAGAAGGAGGTTAGGAGACTAGCTAATTCCTATGATTACTTCATAGCAACCCCAGACTTAATGGTCCTAATAGGTAGGGTCATGGGTCAAATACTCGGTCCTAGGAACAAGATACCTGAGGCTATTCAACCTAATGCTGACATTAAGACCGTGATTGATAGACTGAAGAGGAGCGTTAGGATCAGGGTTAAGGATCAACCACAGATCATGTGCAAGGTTGGTACTGAGGACATGGACCCAAAGCAGGTCGCCGAGAACATAGCCGCGGTCCTAAGCGAAATACTCAATAAAGTTAGACCTGAACAATTGAGAGCCGTGGTCATAAAGCTAACTATGAGTTCACCTGTAAGTGTGAATCCGTTTATATCACGATAA
- a CDS encoding 50S ribosomal protein L11, which produces MAKRVVKIAVAPGKAGGPAVQQLSQYGVDVNKVTEEINRKTKILAGYGINNVFVEVEIDEDTKGFEVKPELPPISELIVKAIGKDMGSHQAVKEIIGDISIDKLAEIAYIKWEELKSRHFKNALKQVISACRSVGVTINGKDPKQVLKELESGSYDNIITKYEELLKQEGRL; this is translated from the coding sequence ATGGCGAAGAGAGTAGTCAAGATTGCAGTTGCGCCAGGCAAGGCAGGTGGACCAGCGGTTCAGCAGTTAAGTCAGTATGGCGTTGACGTTAATAAGGTCACTGAGGAAATAAACAGAAAGACCAAGATACTGGCCGGCTACGGTATTAACAACGTGTTTGTGGAGGTGGAGATTGATGAAGACACAAAGGGCTTCGAAGTTAAGCCGGAGCTGCCGCCAATCTCCGAATTAATAGTTAAGGCTATTGGTAAGGATATGGGTAGCCACCAAGCGGTTAAGGAGATAATTGGTGATATAAGTATTGATAAACTTGCCGAGATAGCCTACATAAAATGGGAGGAGCTTAAGAGTAGGCACTTTAAGAATGCCCTTAAGCAGGTAATAAGCGCCTGCAGGAGTGTTGGCGTTACGATCAACGGCAAAGACCCAAAGCAGGTCCTAAAGGAATTAGAGTCCGGTTCCTATGACAACATTATAACTAAGTATGAGGAGTTACTTAAACAGGAGGGCAGGTTATAA
- a CDS encoding transcription elongation factor Spt5, with protein MSGPEQSLACRVYALRAVGNQEYNVAFMLKSRAEHKGLDKVKISAIVVLPSLKGFVFVEGTMPYEIQDLATNIKHYRGMVRGVMNADELLGSLVKPVEISIGDVVEIIVEPFRGYRGKVVDIDKQRGQVYLELLDSSSTMPIIVNIKGVRKVEGK; from the coding sequence ATGAGTGGCCCAGAGCAGTCATTAGCCTGCAGGGTGTACGCCCTTAGGGCAGTGGGTAACCAGGAGTATAACGTGGCCTTTATGCTTAAGTCCAGGGCTGAGCATAAGGGGCTTGATAAGGTTAAGATAAGCGCAATAGTTGTTTTACCCTCTCTGAAGGGTTTCGTGTTTGTTGAAGGCACGATGCCCTATGAAATCCAGGACTTAGCCACAAACATAAAGCATTACAGGGGCATGGTTAGGGGAGTAATGAATGCCGATGAGTTACTTGGCAGTTTGGTTAAGCCCGTGGAGATCAGTATTGGTGATGTGGTTGAGATAATCGTTGAACCATTTAGGGGCTATAGGGGTAAGGTGGTGGATATCGATAAGCAGAGGGGGCAGGTTTACCTGGAGTTACTTGATTCATCAAGCACGATGCCCATAATCGTGAACATCAAGGGCGTCAGGAAGGTCGAGGGCAAGTAA
- the ftsY gene encoding signal recognition particle-docking protein FtsY has translation MFDKLRNAFKSFTNTIVNSITTTELSEDKLSEIRDNLFMQLVESDVAVDVAEAICDAIINYLRGLKVPRFGDKELMIRNGILEVMNKLFSEIQDVDLISEVTRELQVKKPVILLFLGPNGYGKTTTIAKVTHQLMKRGYTAVWAAADTYRAGAIEQLEGHAARLGIRVIKHGYGSDPAAVAYDAINHAKNKGIDYVMIDTAGRMHTDVNLMNELSKVQRVSKPDLSIFIADALLGNEALDIAKYYSKYVRIDGLIVTKVDAYPKGGAILTFLYELKRPIYFLGTGQNYDDLRPFNKMEFFRQLIL, from the coding sequence ATGTTTGATAAGTTGAGGAATGCCTTCAAGTCATTTACAAATACCATAGTAAACTCAATAACAACCACCGAGTTAAGTGAGGATAAGCTTAGTGAGATTCGTGATAATTTGTTCATGCAACTTGTTGAGTCTGATGTGGCTGTTGACGTGGCTGAGGCAATATGCGACGCAATAATTAACTACCTAAGGGGACTCAAGGTGCCTAGGTTCGGTGATAAGGAGTTAATGATAAGGAATGGCATCCTCGAGGTCATGAATAAGCTATTCAGTGAAATACAAGATGTGGATCTCATAAGTGAGGTAACTAGGGAGCTCCAGGTGAAGAAACCAGTTATCCTCTTGTTCCTGGGGCCAAATGGTTATGGGAAGACCACGACTATAGCCAAGGTAACTCATCAACTAATGAAGAGGGGTTACACGGCTGTTTGGGCCGCTGCGGACACCTATAGGGCTGGCGCCATCGAGCAGCTGGAGGGCCACGCGGCCAGACTTGGTATTAGGGTTATAAAGCATGGTTATGGCTCCGACCCAGCCGCTGTTGCCTACGATGCCATAAACCACGCCAAGAATAAGGGCATTGATTACGTGATGATAGATACGGCTGGTAGGATGCACACGGATGTAAACCTAATGAATGAACTAAGTAAGGTACAGAGGGTTAGTAAGCCGGACTTATCCATATTCATCGCCGACGCATTATTGGGCAATGAGGCGCTGGACATTGCTAAGTACTATAGTAAGTACGTGAGGATTGATGGCTTAATAGTCACTAAGGTTGATGCATACCCAAAGGGCGGTGCCATTTTGACCTTCCTATACGAACTCAAGAGACCCATTTATTTCCTGGGCACGGGGCAAAACTACGATGATCTAAGGCCATTCAACAAAATGGAGTTCTTTAGGCAATTAATACTGTGA
- the pfdA gene encoding prefoldin subunit alpha, with product MSQQPQRIVITREDIERLVEERNSLASLLDVVRQNLALITQSINELKSAKDMLTLMSKGEVQDTYAGVGGGVFIKASLTQGERVLVSVGANFVIEMDVSHAIGYIDDRIKELEDLRSKLDAQSADITKKISDIDNFLLYISTAIRQQQTGQ from the coding sequence ATGTCACAGCAACCACAGCGAATAGTAATAACCAGGGAGGACATTGAGAGGCTCGTTGAGGAGAGAAATTCATTGGCCTCTCTACTCGATGTTGTTAGGCAGAACCTGGCATTAATAACGCAATCAATAAATGAATTGAAAAGTGCCAAGGACATGTTGACGCTAATGAGCAAGGGTGAGGTTCAAGACACGTATGCTGGGGTTGGCGGCGGTGTATTCATTAAGGCCTCCTTGACCCAGGGCGAGAGGGTATTGGTTAGCGTCGGGGCGAACTTCGTCATTGAAATGGATGTTTCACACGCCATTGGCTATATTGATGATAGGATTAAGGAACTTGAGGACCTAAGATCAAAGCTTGACGCCCAGTCAGCGGATATAACAAAGAAGATATCGGACATTGATAACTTCCTGCTGTACATAAGCACGGCAATTAGGCAACAACAGACTGGTCAATAA
- the rpl18a gene encoding 50S ribosomal protein L18Ae, whose translation MIYRVTGRMRIGMQWQRFSLELLASKPNEAIEKAYSDLGSRHKLKRSMIKIEDVREVSKDEVKHNEVSQLMSIEALVKW comes from the coding sequence ATGATTTACAGGGTTACGGGGCGTATGAGGATTGGGATGCAGTGGCAGAGATTTTCACTTGAGTTGCTGGCAAGCAAGCCCAATGAGGCTATTGAAAAGGCATACAGTGACCTGGGGAGCAGGCATAAGTTAAAGAGGAGTATGATAAAGATCGAGGACGTTAGGGAGGTAAGTAAGGACGAGGTTAAGCATAATGAAGTTTCTCAGTTAATGTCCATAGAGGCATTGGTTAAGTGGTGA
- a CDS encoding multiprotein bridging factor aMBF1, translating into MVLTCDVCGAVIEGEPVIVEIDGAVLTLCQKCARKYTGVKGVKVIKGPAQIQSPQKAVTVTKYESRRGTTYRVNKPKINADRYEIVENYAELIRDARESLGMGRDVLAKVIGVKESILKRIEDGQLIPDIELARKLEKALGISLLRETEDAGTETQKPVGKALTLGDVVTLREKDKNRQ; encoded by the coding sequence ATGGTTCTCACATGCGATGTTTGTGGCGCAGTAATAGAGGGCGAGCCTGTGATTGTTGAGATAGACGGCGCTGTGTTAACATTATGCCAGAAGTGCGCCCGTAAGTATACTGGCGTCAAGGGCGTTAAGGTGATCAAGGGCCCGGCGCAGATTCAATCACCTCAAAAGGCAGTGACCGTGACCAAGTATGAATCAAGGAGAGGCACCACGTATAGGGTTAATAAGCCGAAGATAAATGCTGACAGGTATGAGATTGTTGAGAATTACGCCGAGTTAATTAGGGACGCCAGGGAGAGCCTTGGTATGGGTAGGGACGTACTTGCCAAGGTAATTGGCGTTAAGGAGAGTATCCTAAAGAGAATTGAGGATGGGCAGTTAATACCGGATATTGAACTTGCAAGGAAACTCGAGAAGGCGCTCGGAATTAGTCTCCTGAGGGAGACCGAGGATGCGGGTACAGAGACCCAGAAGCCCGTTGGTAAGGCATTGACCCTAGGCGATGTAGTGACACTCCGCGAGAAAGACAAGAACAGACAATAA
- the hflX gene encoding GTPase HflX, with the protein MVNKAILLIADDVEENRIREFQLLSEAGGYEVIEAIIQRRKPDSRYYLGVGKLNEVESIVKASVPDAVITYHQLNPIQYVNLERRLRTKVIDRVLLILEIFEKRAGSKEAKLQIELTRLRLEIPRVREIIRFAKMGEQIGFYGGGEYAVEAYYRHMIRRASHIRRELETIRRRREMLVTRRRDYGLPQVALTGYTSAGKTTLFNKLARENKYVDGKPFATLDTYSRLVNFNGVNAILTDTIGFIDDLPPLLIESFYATIAEVLNADLVLFMMDISDEYQEFSRKFMSSVGIFSDLGISKSKILPVLNKIDLASELDIKDKVDLVRREFNDYVMISARAGIGINDLKGTIRGMLERLIVSNRYRNSKE; encoded by the coding sequence GTGGTTAATAAGGCTATATTGCTTATTGCCGATGACGTTGAGGAAAACAGGATTAGGGAATTCCAATTGCTCAGTGAGGCTGGTGGTTATGAGGTCATTGAAGCGATAATACAGAGGAGAAAACCGGATTCGCGTTATTACCTGGGTGTTGGTAAATTAAATGAGGTTGAATCAATCGTTAAGGCCTCAGTGCCTGACGCCGTGATTACATACCATCAATTAAACCCAATACAGTACGTGAACCTTGAACGCAGGTTAAGGACCAAGGTTATAGATAGGGTACTATTAATACTTGAGATTTTTGAGAAGAGGGCTGGTAGTAAAGAGGCTAAGCTCCAGATTGAGTTGACGAGACTTAGGCTTGAGATACCAAGGGTTAGGGAGATTATTAGGTTTGCAAAGATGGGCGAGCAGATTGGTTTTTACGGCGGCGGTGAATACGCAGTGGAAGCGTATTACAGGCACATGATTAGGAGGGCGTCTCACATAAGGAGGGAACTTGAGACCATTAGGAGAAGGAGAGAGATGCTAGTAACTAGGAGGAGGGACTATGGCTTACCCCAGGTGGCGCTCACAGGCTATACCTCAGCTGGTAAGACAACGCTGTTCAACAAGCTTGCCAGGGAGAATAAGTATGTAGATGGTAAGCCCTTTGCGACACTAGACACGTACTCAAGGCTCGTTAATTTTAATGGCGTTAACGCAATACTAACGGACACCATAGGGTTCATTGATGATTTACCACCATTACTCATTGAGTCCTTCTATGCAACAATCGCTGAGGTCCTCAATGCAGACCTCGTGCTCTTTATGATGGATATTAGTGACGAGTATCAGGAGTTCTCCAGGAAGTTCATGAGCTCCGTAGGGATATTCAGCGACCTTGGTATCTCGAAAAGCAAGATATTGCCTGTTCTCAATAAGATAGACCTAGCGAGTGAGCTCGATATTAAGGATAAGGTTGACCTTGTTAGGCGGGAGTTTAATGATTACGTAATGATATCCGCCAGGGCAGGCATTGGTATTAATGACCTAAAGGGTACCATACGAGGCATGCTGGAGCGACTGATCGTCAGTAATAGGTACAGAAATAGTAAGGAATAA
- a CDS encoding transcription factor TFIIE, producing MVEDLETSLFLEYAKRRISFEYDNEETGELAVKILRTLIERNEAIPDETLALILGTSATEIRRILHVMHKTGLVGLARESVDQYRYEYKWFLNKDFIRKFLSQHINKVTTKLMHRINTLSSTTLYICPTCFRGYTLDEAYEYDFRCPRDDTELMQIDTPSEIAFLSNIIKNLRGEETE from the coding sequence ATGGTTGAGGACCTAGAGACATCATTATTCCTAGAGTATGCAAAGAGGAGGATATCCTTTGAGTATGATAATGAGGAAACCGGGGAATTGGCGGTTAAGATCCTCAGGACATTAATAGAGAGGAATGAGGCAATACCCGATGAGACGCTGGCTTTAATACTGGGAACAAGCGCCACGGAAATTAGGAGGATATTGCATGTAATGCATAAGACGGGCCTTGTGGGTCTAGCCAGGGAATCCGTGGATCAATACAGGTATGAGTATAAGTGGTTCCTTAACAAGGATTTTATTAGGAAATTCCTAAGTCAGCATATTAATAAAGTAACAACAAAGTTGATGCATAGGATAAATACCCTGAGTTCAACCACGCTTTATATATGCCCAACCTGCTTCAGGGGTTATACACTGGATGAGGCATATGAGTACGACTTTAGGTGCCCGAGGGATGATACTGAATTAATGCAGATCGATACACCATCAGAAATAGCCTTTCTAAGTAACATCATTAAAAATCTACGTGGAGAAGAAACGGAATAA
- a CDS encoding FAD-dependent oxidoreductase has product MGKRVVIVGGGAAGASAAARARRLDPEAEIVMLDKGLFISHAPCGIPYYLGGIVKEAQDLAIYTPEEFAKERRITVKINTEAFDIDSKNQVVYAREGNNVVKYQWDVLIIATGARPITLPVEGNDLNGILTLRLPHEATRLREEVERAGTIAVVGGGYIGLEVAEALRNLGKKVLLFEMMTHVLPTTFDEDMAKLIHDELIKNGVELHLGEKVVGFRGVNGSVNKVVTEKGEYEVDKVVMGVGVRPDVDLAVKAGARLGETKAVWVNEYMETSVPNVYAAGDVAETWSLITGRRMYVALAPPANKMGQVAGANAIKGKFLKFPGVLGTAITKVFDLYVARTGLTERQAREEGLKPVSASIKARTTAHYYPGGVQVSIKMTMDETSGRILGVQIVGPDRIVAGYIDAAAALIGKGATVDDFFFADLSYSPPTAPVWHPLITAARVLSKGRY; this is encoded by the coding sequence ATGGGTAAACGTGTTGTGATTGTTGGTGGTGGAGCTGCCGGTGCGTCGGCGGCTGCTAGGGCTAGAAGACTTGACCCTGAGGCCGAAATCGTAATGCTTGACAAGGGTTTATTCATAAGTCATGCACCGTGCGGGATACCGTATTACCTGGGCGGCATTGTTAAGGAGGCGCAGGACCTCGCGATATATACTCCGGAGGAATTCGCCAAGGAGAGAAGGATAACCGTTAAGATCAACACGGAGGCCTTTGACATTGATTCCAAGAACCAAGTGGTGTATGCGAGGGAGGGTAATAATGTTGTTAAGTATCAGTGGGACGTATTGATAATAGCCACTGGAGCAAGGCCAATAACGCTCCCTGTCGAGGGTAATGACCTAAATGGCATATTAACACTTAGGCTTCCGCATGAGGCGACCAGGCTAAGGGAGGAGGTTGAGAGGGCAGGCACTATTGCGGTGGTTGGCGGTGGTTACATAGGCCTTGAGGTTGCCGAGGCACTCAGGAACCTTGGTAAGAAGGTGCTTCTCTTTGAAATGATGACCCACGTATTACCAACAACGTTTGATGAGGATATGGCTAAGCTAATACATGATGAGCTCATTAAGAATGGTGTTGAGCTTCACCTTGGTGAGAAGGTTGTTGGCTTCAGGGGTGTTAATGGATCCGTGAATAAGGTTGTGACTGAGAAGGGTGAGTATGAAGTTGATAAAGTCGTGATGGGTGTCGGCGTTAGGCCAGACGTGGATCTTGCGGTTAAGGCCGGGGCTAGGCTCGGTGAGACCAAGGCTGTTTGGGTTAATGAATACATGGAGACCTCTGTACCAAATGTGTATGCTGCGGGTGACGTTGCTGAGACCTGGAGCCTAATTACTGGGAGGAGGATGTACGTTGCCCTGGCGCCACCGGCTAATAAAATGGGGCAGGTGGCAGGCGCCAACGCTATTAAGGGTAAGTTCCTGAAGTTCCCTGGTGTATTGGGCACAGCAATAACGAAGGTCTTCGATCTCTACGTAGCGAGGACTGGGCTCACTGAGAGGCAGGCCAGGGAGGAAGGTCTCAAGCCCGTGTCCGCAAGTATTAAGGCTAGAACAACGGCTCATTACTACCCAGGTGGTGTTCAGGTTAGTATTAAGATGACGATGGATGAGACGAGCGGTAGGATACTTGGTGTTCAGATTGTTGGTCCCGATAGGATTGTTGCCGGTTATATAGACGCCGCAGCAGCGCTTATCGGTAAGGGCGCAACTGTTGATGATTTCTTCTTTGCTGATTTATCATACTCACCGCCGACGGCCCCTGTATGGCATCCGCTCATTACGGCGGCCAGGGTGTTATCTAAAGGCAGGTACTAG